The genomic stretch TGTTATTGGGCCTTTCATCGTGAACCCTGCGAGTGACCCAAAACAAATAGGAATTTCACATGAAATTCAATTAATAATCATGGCAATATAAATTCATGTCATCAATTCAATTGGATTCCATTGTATACACATTAttcataaatatttcaaataaatcaCACAAGACCTTAACAACGTTTAtgtttcttattttaagattaatttACTAAATACACAATTTAATCACTTTCATTAGGATTTAAAAACGGGGTGTCGTCTCATACAAAATAGAGAAATGAGACATTATCGTAATAATTCATAAGCAAAATTTTCCTTTTAGAATCATTGAATAGTTGATGTATAGGATTTATATATAGAACGGATATactaattattcaatgaatctaaaaagcaaAATTTGCTTTATAACTTATTACAGAGAGAGTATTTAAAATCAAGTCTACTTACCCTTTATTTTTTGGTGggttctctctctccctctctacCTCTCCCTCCCTCACCTCCCCACCCTCCCTCCctcctctcctctctctctctctctctctctcctcttctctctctctctcctcactctcttctctctcctctctctctcttcctctctctctctcgctctctctctctccctccccttccctccccttccctctctctctcctctctctctctctctctctctctctctctctctctctctctctctctctctcctctctcactctctctcctctcctctctcctctctctctctctctctctctctcctctctctctctctctctctcctctctctctctctctctctctctcttattgcATGTTTAGGTAATCGTTTTATAGTGTAGTTTACCGTTAATTCTTGTTGGTAGCGATTAATTACATAAGTTTAAATTTTTGTTAGAATCAGAACCTATTTGTGTTTTAATGTTGATTAAAATCTGCGGACTATGTGGTGTTAGAATCCTAtagaaattgaattttgtaaataatacatCTTGTGTAATTTACAAATTATCAATGCAGTGCAGTTTGTAACTCTGTGGATATATTCTCTAATTAATATGCgataattgttaattgtgtaactGTATCCGTGGTTAATTTCCAATTCAACCATAAAGTCCCTATTTTTCGCTATAAGTCATCCACAtcaaaaaactttaatttttcattttaaaatttggtcaaattttttaaaaaggatATGTTCACCCCTCTAAACCATTTCTCTCCttcatattctcacccaacaCTTCTttcattaaaattctaaaaacataaattttagaATGTCACatctttcttcttgatcatcaacTCCAGCATCGATGTGTCAGCCAATCAACTTGACCAATACCCACAGTCTTCTAGAAGAAGGGGTTTATGTCACTCGCTCAGCCACCAGAATTTTTTGTTCAAATGGGATAGAAGATAAGTACAGTTTGTTGAAGGATTTTATGGTTTAAACAAGTTCGGCCTAAAAGAATAGACCCATTCTCTCCGCagtattatttcttcaaattagtAAGAACATGGGGTCTATCTGAAAGTAAAAGAATGAGTTAGCCAACTATTAATTTGTCTGTCTTTAAATGACTTATTAATTACTGGTATTGATATCAGAGATGACAGAATAATTTAGGCAGATTAACTTATTTTCTTGGGCATAAAGTTTGTTGAAACTTCTAACAGAGTTGTGCTGCATCAGAATAAGTATATGCTACATAGGTCACCATGTAAATACTACTTTCGCCCGAAGTTCTGATGAGATGTGTATTAGCATTGATAAGATCACACATTCAAAGATACATGTTTTATTCCGCTCACCTTTTAGTGTTAATTTCAAAACTATACTCAGTGTTGTTTTGATAATAAAATTTGTAATGTGAATAGTTCTGTCAAAAAATATGACGTATGGTGGATGAATATAATTGTGTGATAAACACTTAGTCACAACTAACACACAGAAGCAACCAACGTGGAGTCCTTCTGTGAGACCACGTTACAAGATGAATGTAGTTGCTGCAAGTCTAGATAACAATTAAGTGTTGGAATTGTTATTAGGAACATAACCTAACTGCCACTATTTGGTCTTCTGAAGCCTGATCGGTTATTGATATTATTGAAGCTATGAAATGATTTTGCAAtaccaaaaataaaattcatcatCACTATAGTATTGAAGACTTGTTTTGTAAAAAGACAACAAATAATTTCAGAGTTTACATAGGAAATCCTATCACTACAGGCGCTGTTAAAAAACTCATATGCGGTGACAAAATATTGACTTAGTCAATAGAAGAATCAACATATAATAACACTGAATTGCAGACTTGCAGTGTGTACTTATATTTATCAACCTGATGCCTAAAAATATACATCAATTCTGTTTCATCCAAAACATATACCTCAAGTCTTAGTAAAGGTACCAAGCTCCACAAGAAAGTGCCACAAACTCGGGGAAAAGGTAGCGGGAAAAAAACTACCTTCTCTCagcctaattaattaaacatacAGGCATACTACTACCACATACGCAACACATCACTCGGCAGTTCTGTTTCTCCTCAAACTCATCACATCTAAGCAAGGTGAACAACAGAAGCCACGACCAATCAGCTACTGAACCCTATCTAATAAAAACTAAATACACATGCTTATAGATAAGGTAGATCATGCAGAACATTAACATGTCAGACACTACGATCTTCGGTCTTTTGCTCGTATAACCAAGAAAGAATGTTAATTGACATCCAATATGTATCCAGACAGACATCTCAGCAAGAGATCAAGCATTAAAGAATGTTAATTGGCATCCAAATATATCTCCAGACTGATATCTCAGCAAGAGATCAAGCTTATTAAAAGGAAATCAAAAGAACAAGCTATCTATTAAAACATTAAACTTCCATCACGTGTTCACTGAAGACATCGATTACTTCATGTAATGATGCTATGTAAACATAATTTCCTCATGATGATGGAAATCCATTGATGCATTGAGCTAATCCTTCTATCTTTTTATGCCTCCTTCAATCCATAATCGCCCTAACATAAGGTTCTTCTATCCGTGCTGTATTGTTAGAGCTAAAAGCAATAACTCAATACACAGAAATCACCAATTTGcaacaataaaatcaacaaaattatcaAAGCAAAATAGGTTATTACTGATACACTATGAATTGCTGATTGATATATAAAGACATATATACCAGTTAAAATGCTTGATGTTAAGACATACATGCCAGTCAAAATGCACATTTGGGAACGTGAGTCAATGTAATCATATATGTGACATATATAATGACTTTTATCATGAAAATTGATTGCTAATGCTAACAATCCCAACAAAGTGATTTATTAGTAATTGTTTCACTAATTACCGAGTGAAAAAATAAGTTGTACATTCTATAATATCATCACACGCAGTTTAGATCTGCATCTAATTCAAAAGCAAGACAACAGTGAAATTAAACCTTGTTTCAAACTCATCAACGGACTGAATCAAACTTCCTAAGCATATCACAGTGAGGCGTTTCCCTGATATATCCCCACTGGCGTCGCTGCATCTCAAACTGACAATTCTGGCGAAGAATACCAAAGTATTCTCTCTCAACTCTTTCCTCAATTGTAAGACGTTCGCGGCTATCCAAGGGATAATCTTGTTCAAACTTTGTGGACTTAACATAGTAGTTAACACCCTTAGGTGTAGTAAGCCGGTGTTCATAGGGATAGTTTTGCGAAAGAGTGTAGACAGGATCTGACGAAGGCAAAAAGTTAATAAGCAAAATGAGAAGCACAGGAAGCACCTGAATCAAAGCTCGGACATTGAATCCGCCAGACCCATTATCAGCAGCAGGCTGTCTATGAGCCATCCCCGGCCCTCCAAAACTAAACCCACCAAAATTAGCAGCAGGAGCCATTCCTCCAAAGAAGAAATTCCTAAATATTTCCTCAGCATCAATATCAGCCTCATAGTAACCATTAAAACCTCTAGCAGAAGCCGGTCTGGCAGCAGCGTGCCTTTCATAAACCACTTCATCTTCTCCAGAAACATCATACTTTCTCTTACTCTCCTCATTACCAAGACACTGAAAAGCCTTGGAGACCAACTTAAACGCGTCCTCCGCTCCAGGGGCCTTGTTCTTGTCGGGATGAACCTTCAAAGAGAGCTTCCTATAAGATTTTCTGACATCATCTACAGTGCAACTCTTCTCCAACCCTAAAATATCATAATAATTCTTCTTCCTcttaatttctcttataattgaAATTTGTTCCTGGCTATATGATATTGAGGAAGACGATGAAGGTCCAGGCGCCGGAGCGGAAGACCTTCGTCGTATGGAAGGTTGATCGGAGGGAGGCGGGTCGGAAGCTACTGGAGGACGATCCCCTTCATCTCTGTCTATTGTGGACAAGAGATCGTCAACAGGAAGGGCGGGATCGAGTCGGCGAGCTTTGTTAAGAAACTTCAAAGCGCGATTCCGATCACCGTTTTGCAACGCTTGTTTACCGATTTTGAAGGATTTCAATGCATCGTCTTTGTTTCCATCCATTCTACAAAAACGGATCTGTATCTATGTACCTGGTGAAACAGAACGTGATTTCGTTTTGATAATTTAagcaattatataaaaaatatgaattGAATTGGTTAGATCGAAGCGAATTGCACTTACAGATGGAGACAGAAGACGACGAGGTTGGGAGATCGAGAACGGAGTGAATTAGGGTTTCAAGTGAATATATGATGGGAATTGTTTTTCAAGTTGTTGGTGCTTGTGCGATGCGGTTCATCTTGTACTCTGAT from Vicia villosa cultivar HV-30 ecotype Madison, WI linkage group LG4, Vvil1.0, whole genome shotgun sequence encodes the following:
- the LOC131594851 gene encoding chaperone protein dnaJ 49-like — its product is MDGNKDDALKSFKIGKQALQNGDRNRALKFLNKARRLDPALPVDDLLSTIDRDEGDRPPVASDPPPSDQPSIRRRSSAPAPGPSSSSSISYSQEQISIIREIKRKKNYYDILGLEKSCTVDDVRKSYRKLSLKVHPDKNKAPGAEDAFKLVSKAFQCLGNEESKRKYDVSGEDEVVYERHAAARPASARGFNGYYEADIDAEEIFRNFFFGGMAPAANFGGFSFGGPGMAHRQPAADNGSGGFNVRALIQVLPVLLILLINFLPSSDPVYTLSQNYPYEHRLTTPKGVNYYVKSTKFEQDYPLDSRERLTIEERVEREYFGILRQNCQFEMQRRQWGYIRETPHCDMLRKFDSVR